One window from the genome of Enterobacter asburiae encodes:
- the ulaD gene encoding 3-keto-L-gulonate-6-phosphate decarboxylase UlaD has product MSRPLLQLALDHTSLQAAQRDVATLSDHVDIVEAGTILCLTEGLNAVRALREQCLDKIVVADWKVADAGETLAEQAFGAGANWMTIICAAPLATVERGHEVALRCGGEIQMELFGNWTLDDARAWHRVGVKQAIYHRGRDAQASGQQWGEADLAKMKALSDIGLQLSITGGITPADLPLFKQINVKAFIAGRALAGAVNPPQVAQAFHSQIRDIWGA; this is encoded by the coding sequence ATGAGCCGACCATTACTGCAGCTGGCGCTCGACCACACTTCACTGCAGGCCGCGCAGCGCGACGTCGCGACGCTTTCAGATCACGTCGATATCGTCGAAGCGGGCACCATTTTGTGCCTGACAGAAGGGCTGAACGCCGTGCGCGCCCTGCGCGAGCAGTGCCTGGATAAGATCGTCGTTGCGGACTGGAAAGTGGCCGACGCCGGAGAAACGCTGGCAGAACAGGCGTTTGGCGCGGGCGCGAACTGGATGACCATCATCTGCGCCGCGCCGCTGGCCACCGTTGAACGAGGCCACGAGGTGGCGCTGCGCTGCGGAGGTGAAATCCAGATGGAACTCTTTGGCAACTGGACGCTGGACGACGCGCGCGCATGGCATCGCGTCGGCGTGAAGCAGGCAATCTATCACCGCGGGCGCGACGCACAGGCGAGCGGTCAGCAGTGGGGCGAAGCGGATCTCGCGAAAATGAAAGCGCTCTCCGACATCGGTTTACAGCTTTCGATTACCGGCGGCATTACCCCCGCCGATCTGCCGCTCTTTAAGCAGATCAACGTCAAAGCCTTTATTGCCGGGCGCGCGCTGGCAGGCGCCGTCAATCCACCGCAGGTGGCGCAGGCATTCCATTCGCAAATTCGCGACATCTGGGGAGCATAA
- a CDS encoding L-ribulose-5-phosphate 3-epimerase: MRQHPLGIYEKALPKDLSWPERLVLAKSCGFDFVEMSVDETDERLSRLDWSTTQRASLVEAMLETGVAIPSMCLSAHRRFPFGSRDETVRQRAREIMTKAIRLARDLGIRTIQLAGYDVYYEEHDEGTQQRFAEGLAWAVEQAAAAQVMLAVEIMDTAFMNSISKWKKWDDMLASPWFSVYPDVGNLSAWGNDVTAELTLGIDRIAAIHLKDTQPVTAQSPGQFRDVPFGEGCVDFVGVFNTLNKLNYRGAFLIEMWTEKAKEPVLEIIQARRWIEARMQEGGMTC; this comes from the coding sequence ATGCGTCAGCATCCGTTAGGGATTTACGAAAAAGCGCTGCCGAAAGATCTCTCCTGGCCGGAACGCCTGGTACTGGCGAAAAGCTGCGGGTTCGATTTTGTTGAGATGTCTGTCGACGAGACCGACGAACGATTATCACGCCTCGACTGGAGCACCACGCAGCGTGCCTCTCTGGTTGAAGCGATGCTGGAAACCGGCGTGGCGATCCCGTCGATGTGTCTTTCTGCCCACCGTCGTTTTCCCTTTGGCAGCCGGGATGAAACCGTGCGCCAACGCGCCCGCGAGATCATGACCAAGGCCATCAGGCTGGCGCGCGATCTGGGCATTCGCACCATCCAGCTTGCCGGGTATGACGTCTATTACGAAGAGCACGATGAGGGCACGCAGCAGCGCTTTGCCGAAGGGCTGGCGTGGGCGGTAGAGCAGGCCGCCGCCGCGCAGGTGATGCTGGCGGTGGAGATCATGGATACCGCTTTTATGAACTCCATCAGCAAATGGAAAAAGTGGGACGACATGCTCGCCTCGCCGTGGTTCAGCGTTTACCCGGACGTTGGCAACCTGAGCGCGTGGGGCAACGACGTCACCGCCGAGCTGACGCTGGGCATTGACCGCATTGCAGCTATTCACCTGAAAGATACCCAACCCGTCACCGCGCAAAGCCCCGGACAGTTCCGCGACGTGCCGTTTGGTGAAGGCTGCGTGGATTTTGTTGGCGTGTTTAACACGCTGAATAAGCTGAACTATCGCGGCGCGTTTCTGATTGAAATGTGGACTGAAAAAGCAAAAGAGCCGGTGCTGGAGATTATCCAGGCGCGCCGCTGGATTGAAGCCCGTATGCAGGAAGGAGGCATGACATGTTAG
- the araD gene encoding L-ribulose-5-phosphate 4-epimerase, with the protein MLEQLKAEVLAANLALPSHQLVTFTWGNVSAVDRESGLMVIKPSGVEYDVMTAEDMVVVNIATGQVVEGNKKPSSDTPTHLALYRRYPEIGGIVHTHSRHATIWSQAGQDLPAWGTTHADYFYGTIPCTRLMTSAEIAGEYEYQTGEVIIKTFEERDLSPMQIPAVLVHSHGPFAWGKDAADAVHNAVVLEECAYMGLFSRQLAPQLPVMQQELLDKHYLRKHGVNAYYGQ; encoded by the coding sequence ATGTTAGAACAACTCAAAGCCGAAGTGCTGGCAGCAAACCTGGCGCTGCCCTCCCACCAGCTGGTGACCTTCACCTGGGGCAACGTCAGCGCGGTTGACCGCGAAAGCGGCCTAATGGTGATCAAGCCCTCCGGCGTAGAGTACGACGTGATGACGGCGGAGGATATGGTGGTGGTGAATATCGCCACGGGTCAGGTTGTCGAGGGTAATAAAAAACCCTCTTCAGACACGCCCACCCATCTTGCGCTGTACCGTCGTTACCCGGAGATTGGCGGCATCGTGCATACCCACTCTCGCCACGCCACCATCTGGTCGCAGGCGGGGCAGGATTTACCCGCCTGGGGCACAACGCACGCGGACTATTTCTACGGAACCATTCCCTGCACGCGCCTGATGACCTCGGCAGAAATTGCCGGGGAATACGAATACCAGACGGGTGAAGTGATCATCAAAACCTTCGAGGAGCGCGATCTCAGCCCGATGCAGATCCCGGCGGTGCTGGTCCACTCCCACGGCCCGTTCGCCTGGGGTAAAGACGCTGCCGATGCGGTTCACAATGCCGTAGTTCTGGAAGAGTGCGCGTACATGGGCCTGTTCTCGCGCCAGCTCGCACCGCAGCTACCGGTTATGCAGCAGGAGCTACTCGACAAGCACTATCTGCGCAAGCACGGGGTGAATGCCTATTACGGCCAGTGA
- a CDS encoding type I restriction endonuclease, giving the protein MEFTERLNALSTKIRQQIEVINTEEATKTAFVMPFIHNVLGYDVFDPSEVTPEFVCDIGTKKGEKIDYAIMKNNDVQILIECKKIGEPLNINHASQLFRYFHVTNARISILTNGQIYRFYTDLDAPNKMDEKPFLEVDLLDIDENVVPELKKLTKSSFDLESIINAAGELKYVSQIKRILHSQLNNPEDDFVKFFASRVYDGMLTQKVRESFLNLTKKAASQYINDQVNERLKSAITGIAPTPIEPPMETQPLEEDDHKDENDIITTLEELEGFHIVKAITRTVLEAPRITHRDTKSYCGILVDDNNRKPLCRLHFNRSQKYIGLFDIEKTKRATP; this is encoded by the coding sequence ATGGAATTTACAGAAAGATTAAATGCATTATCTACTAAAATCAGACAACAAATTGAAGTAATCAATACCGAAGAAGCAACAAAAACTGCGTTTGTGATGCCTTTTATTCATAATGTTTTAGGTTACGATGTTTTTGATCCCTCTGAAGTCACACCCGAATTTGTATGTGATATAGGCACTAAAAAGGGCGAGAAAATTGACTATGCAATAATGAAAAATAATGATGTACAGATACTGATTGAATGTAAAAAAATTGGTGAGCCGTTAAATATAAACCATGCATCGCAGCTTTTTAGATACTTTCACGTTACAAATGCACGGATATCAATCTTAACAAACGGGCAAATATATAGATTTTATACCGATCTTGATGCACCTAATAAGATGGATGAGAAACCATTTTTGGAAGTCGACCTACTTGATATTGATGAAAATGTTGTCCCTGAATTAAAAAAATTGACAAAATCATCATTTGATCTTGAGTCAATTATTAATGCTGCTGGAGAATTGAAATACGTCAGTCAGATTAAAAGAATACTACATTCACAACTTAACAATCCTGAGGACGACTTCGTTAAATTCTTTGCATCCAGAGTATATGACGGGATGCTAACCCAAAAAGTAAGAGAATCTTTTCTAAATCTTACGAAAAAGGCCGCAAGCCAGTACATAAATGATCAAGTTAATGAGAGGCTTAAATCAGCTATTACTGGTATTGCTCCAACCCCCATCGAACCTCCAATGGAAACACAGCCTCTCGAAGAAGATGATCATAAAGATGAAAATGATATCATTACAACTTTAGAAGAGTTAGAAGGTTTTCATATTGTAAAAGCAATTACTCGGACTGTACTGGAGGCTCCTCGCATTACCCATAGAGACACAAAGAGTTATTGTGGAATCCTTGTAGACGATAACAACCGCAAACCCCTTTGCCGATTGCATTTTAATCGCTCACAAAAATACATCGGTCTTTTCGATATAGAAAAAACGAAACGCGCCACCCCATAG
- a CDS encoding type II toxin-antitoxin system HicB family antitoxin, whose amino-acid sequence MFYPAYIHSDSDGSASGFFPDVPGCFFAGDSLDDAFQDARDALTAHFEALFEMDNALPLPGNVEAHLESRPEDFTGGQWLLVDINMKQFDGRAERINITMPRRLLVKIDSFVSEHPQFGNRSAFLAEAARRVLPG is encoded by the coding sequence ATGTTTTATCCGGCTTACATTCATTCTGACTCCGACGGTAGCGCCAGCGGCTTTTTCCCTGACGTTCCAGGCTGTTTTTTTGCAGGTGATTCCCTGGACGACGCTTTTCAGGATGCGCGTGATGCGCTCACAGCACACTTCGAAGCGCTATTTGAAATGGATAATGCACTGCCTCTTCCGGGTAATGTGGAAGCGCATCTGGAAAGTCGTCCAGAGGATTTCACAGGCGGGCAATGGCTGTTGGTAGATATTAATATGAAGCAGTTCGACGGCAGGGCCGAGCGTATCAACATCACGATGCCTCGACGTTTGCTGGTAAAAATTGATTCCTTTGTCAGCGAGCATCCTCAGTTCGGTAATCGAAGCGCATTTCTGGCCGAGGCAGCACGTCGCGTGCTGCCTGGGTAA
- a CDS encoding type II toxin-antitoxin system HicA family toxin, whose protein sequence is MKSADVITVLISHGWKCVRTKGSHHQFRHPEQKGLVTVPHPKKDIKPGTLAQIWRQAGIKH, encoded by the coding sequence GTGAAAAGTGCGGATGTCATTACTGTTCTGATCAGCCATGGCTGGAAATGTGTCAGAACGAAAGGAAGCCATCATCAGTTTCGCCATCCCGAACAGAAAGGGCTGGTTACTGTCCCACATCCCAAGAAGGATATTAAACCGGGCACTCTCGCCCAGATCTGGCGACAGGCGGGAATTAAACACTGA
- a CDS encoding MipA/OmpV family protein translates to MTIKYNLLIAATLFATSSAMAGDFSLGAGAVFNESPYKGYNENTTAVPLISYEGDRFYVRQTTGGWILWKDAKNEFSLTASWMPLHFDPDDNDDHQMKQLDERKASAFLGGAYYRHESWGSLKVAVSGDATDESGGVIGEVSYFRPIRMERLTLTPSVGVFYSDESYNDYYYGVSGSESRRSGLEQYTAGDSWTPYVGLAAKYQLTQKLYLNASAVYTVLPDDVKNSPMIDRDDSFALMTGLTWRF, encoded by the coding sequence ATGACTATTAAATACAATTTACTCATCGCTGCCACGTTATTTGCAACATCCTCAGCAATGGCCGGAGACTTTTCACTTGGAGCGGGGGCTGTATTTAATGAGTCTCCTTACAAAGGCTATAACGAAAATACGACCGCAGTACCGTTAATTAGCTACGAAGGCGATCGCTTTTACGTTCGCCAGACCACCGGAGGATGGATCCTGTGGAAAGACGCAAAAAATGAATTCAGCCTGACCGCGTCGTGGATGCCACTGCATTTCGATCCTGATGACAACGACGACCATCAGATGAAGCAGCTTGATGAGCGCAAAGCGTCAGCCTTCCTCGGCGGCGCGTACTACCGCCATGAAAGCTGGGGCTCGCTGAAAGTGGCGGTCTCAGGTGATGCCACGGATGAAAGCGGCGGCGTGATCGGTGAGGTATCGTACTTCCGTCCGATCCGAATGGAGCGCCTGACCCTGACGCCTTCTGTTGGTGTGTTCTACAGCGACGAAAGCTATAACGACTACTACTACGGCGTATCCGGCAGCGAGTCTCGCCGCTCAGGTCTGGAGCAATACACCGCCGGTGACAGCTGGACGCCATACGTTGGCCTGGCAGCTAAATACCAGTTAACGCAGAAGCTATACCTCAACGCCAGCGCGGTCTACACCGTGTTGCCTGACGACGTGAAGAACAGCCCAATGATCGACCGCGACGACAGCTTCGCGCTGATGACCGGCCTGACCTGGCGTTTCTGA
- a CDS encoding LysR family transcriptional regulator, with translation MMNKLQLKPRELKIISVIAATHSIGDAAALLGMAQANVSKYLSDFETRVGLKVFERTTRQLALTQFGEALLPYVNATLDKNSQLVNFIADYKHEKRGKVTIYAPTGIVTYLARHVIHQIEDIGDIRISLKTYNLDRNEFSEGVSFPDDCDILITYAQPKDESLVASVLTKYSVTAFATVEYLNKHPLTGPEDLINHSCILIDSMLVDDANIWRFRVHGSDNVHDYRVTGNYICDNTQTALELARNNLGIVFAPKESLKKELTNGMLVPCFPHQEEWWLDLTAIFRKREYQPWRVQYVLDGVLNCLRQQIAQAAHGRPELGD, from the coding sequence ATGATGAATAAATTACAGCTAAAGCCACGCGAATTAAAAATTATATCCGTCATCGCAGCCACCCACAGCATTGGTGATGCCGCCGCCCTGCTGGGCATGGCGCAGGCCAACGTCAGTAAATACCTGTCTGATTTTGAAACGCGGGTTGGACTGAAGGTTTTTGAGCGCACCACGCGCCAGCTGGCCCTGACCCAGTTTGGTGAAGCGTTACTCCCTTACGTTAACGCCACGCTGGATAAAAACAGTCAACTCGTTAATTTCATTGCTGATTATAAGCATGAGAAGCGAGGAAAGGTCACAATCTATGCCCCTACAGGTATCGTAACCTATCTCGCGCGCCACGTGATCCATCAGATAGAAGACATCGGTGACATTCGCATCTCCCTGAAAACCTACAACCTGGATCGGAATGAATTTTCAGAAGGCGTTTCCTTCCCGGATGATTGCGACATTTTAATTACCTATGCGCAACCGAAAGACGAAAGCCTGGTCGCCAGCGTGTTGACAAAATATTCCGTTACGGCATTCGCAACCGTTGAGTATTTAAATAAACACCCCTTAACGGGACCTGAAGATTTAATTAACCACTCCTGCATTCTCATTGACTCTATGCTGGTCGATGATGCAAACATCTGGCGTTTCCGCGTGCACGGCAGTGATAACGTGCATGACTACCGGGTGACCGGGAATTATATTTGCGACAATACGCAGACGGCCCTGGAGCTGGCAAGAAATAATCTTGGAATTGTTTTTGCGCCAAAAGAGAGTCTGAAGAAAGAATTAACAAACGGGATGCTGGTTCCCTGCTTCCCGCATCAGGAAGAGTGGTGGCTCGATCTGACGGCCATCTTCCGCAAACGTGAATACCAGCCCTGGCGCGTGCAGTACGTTCTGGATGGCGTTCTTAACTGCCTGCGCCAGCAAATTGCTCAGGCCGCCCATGGACGGCCTGAGCTGGGCGATTAG
- the aldB gene encoding aldehyde dehydrogenase AldB → MTNNPPSSRIQPGEYGFPLKLKPRYDNFIGGDWVAPVDGEYYSNLTPVTGQPLCEIASSGRRDIDLALDAAHKAKDKWGHTSVQDRAAILFKIADRMEQNLELLATAETWDNGKPIRETMAADVPLAIDHFRYFASCIRAQEGGISEVDSDTVAYHFHEPLGVVGQIIPWNFPLLMASWKMAPALAAGNCIVLKPARLTPLSVLLLMEIVGDLLPPGVINVVNGAGGEIGEYLATSKRIAKVAFTGSTEVGQQIMQYATQNIIPVTLELGGKSPNIFFADVMEEEDAFFDKALEGFALFAFNQGEVCTCPSRALVQESIYERFMERAIRRVESIRSGNPLDNVTQMGAQVSHGQLETILNYIDIGKKEGADILTGGRRKVLGGDLQEGYYLEPTILFGQNNMRVFQEEIFGPVLAVTTFKTMEEALEIANDTPYGLGAGVWSRNGNLAYKMGRGIQAGRVWTNCYHAYPAHAAFGGYKQSGIGRETHKMMLEHYQQTKCLLVSYSDKPLGLF, encoded by the coding sequence ATGACAAACAATCCTCCCTCATCGCGTATCCAGCCCGGCGAGTATGGTTTTCCCCTCAAGCTGAAGCCTCGTTATGACAACTTTATTGGCGGCGACTGGGTAGCTCCCGTCGACGGCGAATACTATTCCAACCTGACCCCCGTTACCGGCCAGCCGCTGTGCGAGATAGCCAGCTCCGGCAGGCGCGATATCGATCTGGCGCTGGATGCGGCGCACAAAGCGAAAGATAAATGGGGCCATACCTCCGTTCAGGACCGCGCGGCCATTTTGTTCAAAATCGCCGACCGGATGGAGCAGAATCTGGAGCTGCTGGCGACGGCGGAAACCTGGGATAACGGCAAGCCGATCCGGGAAACGATGGCGGCAGACGTGCCGCTGGCCATCGACCACTTCCGCTATTTTGCCTCCTGCATTCGCGCTCAGGAGGGCGGGATAAGCGAGGTAGACAGCGATACCGTGGCGTATCACTTCCACGAACCGCTGGGCGTCGTCGGGCAAATTATTCCGTGGAACTTCCCGCTGCTGATGGCGAGCTGGAAAATGGCGCCCGCGCTGGCGGCCGGGAACTGCATTGTGCTGAAACCGGCGCGTCTGACCCCGCTCTCGGTGCTGCTGCTGATGGAAATCGTTGGCGATCTTCTGCCGCCGGGCGTGATTAACGTGGTCAACGGTGCGGGCGGTGAGATTGGAGAATATCTGGCGACCTCGAAACGGATCGCCAAAGTGGCGTTTACCGGGTCGACGGAAGTGGGCCAGCAGATCATGCAGTACGCCACGCAGAATATTATTCCGGTGACCCTGGAGCTGGGCGGGAAATCCCCGAACATCTTCTTCGCGGACGTGATGGAGGAAGAGGATGCCTTCTTCGATAAAGCCCTGGAAGGGTTTGCGCTGTTTGCGTTTAACCAGGGCGAAGTCTGCACCTGCCCAAGCCGCGCGCTGGTGCAGGAGTCCATCTACGAGCGCTTTATGGAACGGGCTATTCGTCGCGTTGAGTCTATCCGCAGCGGTAACCCGCTCGATAACGTCACGCAGATGGGCGCGCAGGTCTCACACGGACAGCTTGAAACTATCCTCAACTACATTGATATCGGCAAGAAAGAAGGGGCGGATATTCTGACCGGTGGTCGCCGTAAGGTGCTGGGAGGGGATCTGCAGGAAGGGTATTACCTTGAACCGACGATCCTGTTCGGTCAGAACAACATGCGCGTCTTCCAGGAGGAAATTTTCGGACCGGTGCTGGCCGTGACCACCTTCAAAACCATGGAGGAGGCGCTGGAGATTGCCAACGACACGCCGTATGGCCTGGGGGCAGGCGTCTGGAGCCGCAACGGTAATCTGGCCTATAAAATGGGCAGAGGCATTCAGGCCGGGCGCGTCTGGACCAACTGCTACCACGCCTATCCGGCGCACGCGGCCTTTGGCGGTTATAAGCAGTCGGGCATCGGGCGTGAAACCCACAAGATGATGCTGGAGCATTACCAGCAGACGAAATGCTTGCTGGTCAGCTACTCCGATAAACCGCTGGGGCTGTTCTAA
- the selB gene encoding selenocysteine-specific translation elongation factor translates to MIIATAGHVDHGKTTLLQAITGINADRLPEEKKRGMTIDLGYAYWPQPDGRVLGFIDVPGHEKFLSNMLAGVGGIDHALLVVACDDGVMAQTREHLAILQLTGNPQLTVALTKADRVDDARVSEVRETVHATLREYGFADAPLFVTVATEGRGIDELRHHLQQLSSRDHASHHRFRLAIDRAFTVKGAGLVVTGTALSGEVKVGDSLWLTGVNKPMRVRGLHAQNQPAEHAHAGQRIALNIAGDAEKEQLNRGDWLLADAPPEPSERVIVSLQTNVPLTQWQPLHIHHAASHITGRVSLLENDLAELVFDSPLWLADNDRLVLRDISARETLAGARVVALNPPRRGKRKPEYLQWLAALVQASDDSAALRVHLDRGAVSLSDFAWARQLSGEGLHQLTQEPGFIQAGDSLLNAPVAAQWQRKILNTLATYHEQHQDEPGPGRERLRRMALPMEDDALVLLLIENMRESGVIKSHHGWLHLPDHKAGFTAEQEAVWQKVASLFGDEPWWVRDLARETSTDEQVMRQVLRHAAQQGLIVAIVKDRYYRNDRIVAFANLIRELDQERGSTCAADFRDRLNVGRKLAIQILEYFNRIGFTRRRGNDHLLRDSLLFPETP, encoded by the coding sequence ATGATTATTGCCACCGCCGGTCACGTCGACCACGGAAAAACCACGTTACTGCAGGCGATTACCGGCATAAACGCCGACCGCCTGCCGGAAGAGAAAAAGCGCGGCATGACCATCGATCTGGGCTATGCCTACTGGCCCCAGCCGGACGGCCGCGTACTGGGTTTTATTGATGTTCCGGGGCATGAAAAGTTTCTGTCCAACATGCTGGCGGGCGTGGGGGGCATCGATCATGCCCTGCTGGTGGTGGCCTGCGATGACGGCGTTATGGCGCAAACCCGTGAGCACCTGGCGATCCTGCAGCTGACCGGCAACCCGCAGCTGACCGTGGCGCTGACCAAAGCCGATCGCGTGGACGACGCGCGCGTCAGCGAGGTGCGCGAAACGGTGCATGCGACCCTGCGGGAATATGGTTTTGCCGATGCGCCGCTTTTTGTCACCGTGGCGACAGAAGGGCGCGGTATCGATGAACTTCGCCACCACTTACAGCAGCTTTCGTCGCGTGACCACGCCAGCCACCACCGCTTCCGTCTGGCCATTGACCGGGCGTTTACCGTCAAAGGCGCGGGTCTGGTGGTTACCGGTACGGCGCTGAGCGGCGAAGTGAAAGTGGGGGATAGCCTGTGGCTGACGGGCGTTAACAAGCCGATGCGCGTGCGCGGCCTGCATGCGCAAAACCAGCCCGCAGAGCATGCTCATGCCGGGCAGCGGATCGCGCTGAACATTGCCGGGGATGCGGAAAAAGAGCAGCTTAACCGCGGCGACTGGCTGCTGGCCGATGCCCCACCTGAACCGTCTGAACGCGTCATTGTCTCTCTGCAGACAAACGTGCCCCTGACCCAATGGCAGCCGCTGCATATTCACCATGCGGCGAGCCATATCACCGGGCGCGTGTCGCTGCTGGAAAACGACCTTGCCGAACTGGTATTCGATTCTCCGCTCTGGCTTGCTGACAACGATCGTCTGGTATTGCGTGATATTTCCGCGCGGGAAACGCTGGCCGGGGCACGGGTCGTCGCGCTGAATCCACCGCGACGCGGCAAGCGTAAACCTGAATATCTGCAGTGGCTGGCAGCGCTCGTGCAGGCCAGCGATGATAGCGCCGCGCTGCGGGTGCATCTCGATCGCGGTGCGGTGAGCCTGAGTGATTTTGCATGGGCACGCCAGCTGAGCGGGGAAGGCCTACACCAGCTCACCCAAGAGCCGGGCTTTATACAGGCTGGCGACAGCCTGCTCAATGCACCGGTTGCTGCGCAATGGCAGCGTAAGATACTGAACACGCTGGCGACGTACCATGAACAGCATCAGGACGAGCCTGGCCCGGGCCGTGAGCGTCTGCGACGCATGGCGCTGCCGATGGAAGACGATGCGCTGGTGCTGCTGCTGATTGAAAACATGCGCGAAAGCGGTGTGATTAAAAGCCACCACGGCTGGCTGCATCTGCCGGATCACAAGGCCGGGTTCACCGCAGAGCAAGAGGCAGTATGGCAAAAAGTGGCCTCGCTGTTTGGCGATGAGCCGTGGTGGGTTCGCGATCTGGCCCGCGAAACGAGCACCGACGAGCAGGTGATGCGTCAGGTATTGCGCCATGCGGCGCAGCAGGGGCTGATAGTCGCGATCGTGAAAGATCGTTATTACCGTAACGATCGTATTGTGGCGTTTGCCAACCTGATCCGCGAGCTGGATCAGGAGCGGGGCTCTACCTGCGCGGCCGATTTCCGCGACCGGCTGAACGTGGGCCGCAAGCTGGCGATTCAGATCCTGGAGTATTTCAACCGCATCGGCTTTACCCGCCGTCGCGGTAACGATCATTTATTGCGAGATTCGTTATTATTTCCTGAAACTCCGTGA
- the selA gene encoding L-seryl-tRNA(Sec) selenium transferase has product MTTHHSLYSQIPATDRLLREPRMHAVVERFGHTATVEMLRLLQDEARCAIQAENALPGWCAAWEQEAERRLDEKAQSALRPVINLTGTVLHTNLGRAQQAEEAIAAVAQAMRAPVTLEYDLDGAGRGHRDRALADLLCQLTGAEDACIVNNNAAAVLLMLAATASGKEVVVSRGELVEIGGAFRIPDVMRQAGCTLHEVGTTNRTHAKDYRAAVNENTALLMKVHTSNYHIEGFTKTVEEAELAAIGRELNIPVIADLGSGSLVDLSLYGLPKEPMPQEMIAAGVSLVSFSGDKLLGGPQAGIIVGKRELIAKLQQHPLKRALRADKMTLAALEATLRLYLHPEKLADRLPTLRLLTRDAASIRAQTELLLPRIAPHYPDFDVRIEPCQSQIGSGSLPVDRLPSEALTFTPRDGRGSHLEALSSRWRGLPAPVIGRIYDGRMWLDLRCLEDEERFLEMLLK; this is encoded by the coding sequence ATGACTACTCATCATTCGCTGTACAGCCAGATCCCCGCTACCGACCGTCTCCTTCGCGAGCCCCGCATGCATGCTGTTGTTGAGCGCTTCGGCCATACCGCGACGGTGGAGATGTTACGCCTGCTTCAGGACGAAGCCCGATGCGCAATTCAGGCAGAAAACGCCTTGCCCGGCTGGTGCGCGGCGTGGGAGCAGGAAGCTGAACGCCGGCTGGATGAGAAAGCGCAAAGCGCGTTACGCCCGGTGATTAACCTGACCGGTACCGTACTGCATACCAACCTGGGCCGCGCGCAGCAGGCGGAAGAGGCTATCGCGGCGGTCGCGCAGGCCATGCGAGCGCCCGTGACGCTGGAGTACGATCTGGACGGCGCCGGGCGCGGGCATCGTGACCGGGCGCTGGCGGACCTGCTGTGCCAGCTGACCGGCGCGGAAGATGCCTGCATTGTGAATAACAACGCCGCAGCGGTGCTGCTGATGCTGGCGGCCACCGCCAGCGGCAAAGAGGTGGTGGTGTCACGCGGCGAGCTGGTGGAGATTGGCGGGGCGTTTCGCATTCCGGACGTGATGCGCCAGGCGGGCTGCACGCTGCATGAAGTGGGCACTACCAACCGTACCCATGCGAAAGATTATCGCGCGGCGGTGAATGAAAATACCGCTCTGCTGATGAAGGTCCACACCAGCAATTACCATATTGAAGGCTTCACCAAAACGGTTGAAGAGGCGGAGCTGGCGGCGATCGGCCGCGAATTGAATATACCGGTGATTGCCGATCTCGGCAGCGGCTCGCTGGTGGATCTGAGTCTTTACGGGCTGCCGAAGGAGCCGATGCCGCAAGAGATGATTGCCGCGGGTGTCAGCCTGGTCAGCTTTTCCGGCGACAAGCTGCTGGGCGGGCCGCAGGCCGGGATTATTGTCGGCAAGCGCGAGCTGATTGCGAAGCTGCAGCAGCATCCGCTCAAGCGCGCCCTGCGAGCCGATAAAATGACGCTTGCCGCGCTGGAGGCAACGCTGCGGCTCTATCTCCATCCGGAGAAACTGGCCGACCGCCTGCCCACGCTGCGTCTGTTAACCCGCGATGCCGCCTCGATTCGCGCCCAGACCGAACTGCTGCTGCCGCGCATTGCCCCGCACTACCCCGATTTTGACGTTCGCATTGAACCCTGCCAGTCGCAGATTGGCAGCGGTTCGCTGCCGGTGGACAGGCTGCCGAGTGAAGCGCTTACGTTCACCCCGCGTGACGGGCGCGGCAGCCACCTTGAAGCCCTGTCGTCGCGCTGGCGTGGCCTGCCTGCGCCGGTTATCGGGCGGATTTACGATGGCCGAATGTGGCTGGATCTGCGCTGCCTTGAAGATGAAGAGCGATTTCTGGAGATGTTGTTGAAATGA